One Deltaproteobacteria bacterium genomic window, CGCCCCGGGGACCATCTGCAACTTCATCAGGGTTACCGCCCGGACCTCGTCCTTCGTGATCATCCCCCTATCGTGAGCCAGGGAATGACCGGCCGGTCCCAGCGACGGTTCCGGCGCCCCGTTTACAATTACCATGACATTGAGACCGGGAAAGCGTCTCCGTTCAATCTCGGAGAGCCTGCCGGCAACAACCTTCTCATCCCGGCCGCCAAGCCTGCAGCAGACCCAGGCCCGGCAATCATCCAGTCCGGCTTTCAGCAGGAGCCTCGCAATCCGCCCCGGGTGATTCTCCGGGCCGGTGAGCAGCCCGACCTTCCCGTGACGCCGGACGGCATCGACCACGGGACCGACCTCCCGTCCGTGAAGGGAAAGGAAGAAGGCGTCGTCCCAGGCCAGCCCGGTCCGGGCGAAGGCAATCTGCATGGAGCTGACATGGGGATGGACCTCAAGCTCACCTTCGGCGAACTCTTGTCTCAGGAATCGTGCTATCCCGAAGAAGTTGGGATCCCCCGAGGCCAAGACAACAACCTTCTTTCCCGCCTCCCGGGCGCGGGAAATCTTTCCGGGAAGGGATTTCAGGCGCCCATCAATGGCCAGCCTTGCGGCCGGAATCTTCCGGAACCCTTCCAGGACCTTGCTTCCCCCCACCAGGAGGTCGGCCTTCTGCACCCGATCCAGCATCGCCGGTCCGAGACTTTCAGGACCTTCCAGCCCCACGCCGATGATAAGGACCGGGTCTCTTTCGGTCATCTTGGGTTCCCTGTTCACGGCCGTTGTTTTTCCTCAATCACTTCATGTTCTTCATGGTGCAATGCTCTTCGCCTTAGACCTTCCCTCTGCTCCATTTGCGTACCTGCAGAACTTCACCACGGTAATCAACGAGAACCGCTTCCACCCCGATCTTCCCTTCGCCATATTTTTTCAGCGATTCCAGGGCCCGGTGGAGGATCTCACGATACAGGGGTGAATCACCGGGGAGAAATCCGGCCACCTCCCTGACGGTGTTGGCCTTCCGGATCTTCGTCACGGTCTTATCGTCCATTCCCAGGATCTGCGCCCATGAAGCAAACTGATCGAAGTCGATCTGTGACGCCAGGTGGTGGGTCTCGGGAAACCCCATGGCGATCTTGACCATCTTCCCCGGCATGGCGACAACGATCACCTTTGCAACACCCTTCGCCGCGCACCTTCTCACCGAAGATTCAACGTAGTCCCCCATCTGGATGAAGGCCTCTTCCGGAAGTTCCGGATAAAGACGCCCGGCTGCCTTTTCACTCGACCGGCCCGGCGTCAGGACAACGGTCTCACAGCCGCAGGCCAGGGCCACGTCAACCTGCACGGCAATGGTCTCTTCCCATGCCCTGGTGGAGATCGGCTCCACAATCCCCGTGGTGCCGAGGATAGAGATCCCGTCTACAATCCCGAGGCGCGGGTTCAGGGTCCTCTCCGCCAGGCTTTCCCCCTCCGGAACCTCGATGGTCACCTCAAAGGCTTTTCCGTTACTGACCCCGGCAAAGTTGATGAGGACATCGCTCACCTCGGTCTCGATCATCGAGCGGGGGACGGGGTTGATGGCCGGGTTCCCCACCGTCACGGGAAGGCCCGGCTTTGTCACCTGCCCCACTCCCTCGCCGCCGACGATGGAAAGATCGAATCCTTCCTCTTTCCCCTCGACCGGTCTCATCGTGATCTTCCCAACGATCGCTGCCCCGTTCGTAACATCCGGGTCGTCTCCGCCATCCTTGACGACGACGCAGGCGGCGGAATCCTCCGTGCGGGAGAGGAGCTTTGCAGGGAGGACCACCGGAGTACCGCCGGGGAGGGTGATCCCGATCCGGTGAATCTCCACCCCCGTCATCAGGGCCAGGGCCGCGCCCTTGGCGGCCGCCGCGGCACAGCTTCCCGTCGTGTATCCCCGCCGGAGCGGTTTTCGTGCCTCTTCTTCATTCATCAAAGAGAACCTCCCGCGGTTTTTTCAAGGTTCGCCGACGACTCTCCGAGGAGCCCGGAGGGTACAAGCTTCACGATCTCCCGCCGGGCCTCCCCGATGGTCAGGGGGATCTTCTTTAGCGGAAAACGGTCCTGCTCCTTGAGGGCCTCCATCAGCTCGGCGATATGGGGCAGATGGAGACGGCACCGTTCCATCTCCGACGAGGAGAGCAACGCCTCCGAAGGCGATCCTTCCCGGACGATCCGGCCCCGGCTCATGATCACGATCCGGCCGATATAGAGGGGAACGAGGTCGACGGCGTGGGTGGCGACGATCAGGGTCAGGCCGGTTTCACGGTTGAGCCTTTGGAGAAGGGTCATGATCGAGCGGACCCCCATCGGGTCCAGCCCGGAGGTCGGCTCGTCGAGGATCAGGACCTTCGGCTCCATGGCGAGGACCCCGGCGATCCCGACCCGCTGCCGCTGGCCATGGGAGAGCGCCGCAACGGGACGCCCGCGGTGAGCCGTCATCTCCACCCGCTCGAGCGCCCGGGACACACGCCTCTCCACGGTATCCTCCGGCAGGCCGAGGTTCCGGGGGCCGTAGGCCACATCCTCCTCCACGGTCAGCGAGAAGACCTGGTCGTTCGGATCCTGGAAAACGAATCCCGTTGTCGAAAAAATCTCCCGCTCCGGATACTCCTCCACCCGACGCCCCTCGAGACGTACCTCGCCGGCGGTGGGCCGGAGCAGGCCGTTCAACTGTTTGAGC contains:
- the cbiE gene encoding precorrin-6y C5,15-methyltransferase (decarboxylating) subunit CbiE, whose amino-acid sequence is MTERDPVLIIGVGLEGPESLGPAMLDRVQKADLLVGGSKVLEGFRKIPAARLAIDGRLKSLPGKISRAREAGKKVVVLASGDPNFFGIARFLRQEFAEGELEVHPHVSSMQIAFARTGLAWDDAFFLSLHGREVGPVVDAVRRHGKVGLLTGPENHPGRIARLLLKAGLDDCRAWVCCRLGGRDEKVVAGRLSEIERRRFPGLNVMVIVNGAPEPSLGPAGHSLAHDRGMITKDEVRAVTLMKLQMVPGA
- a CDS encoding ATP-binding cassette domain-containing protein — encoded protein: MELYRLERLSFTYPDGTKVLKEINLTIRKGDVVAVLGANGCGKTTLLKQLNGLLRPTAGEVRLEGRRVEEYPEREIFSTTGFVFQDPNDQVFSLTVEEDVAYGPRNLGLPEDTVERRVSRALERVEMTAHRGRPVAALSHGQRQRVGIAGVLAMEPKVLILDEPTSGLDPMGVRSIMTLLQRLNRETGLTLIVATHAVDLVPLYIGRIVIMSRGRIVREGSPSEALLSSSEMERCRLHLPHIAELMEALKEQDRFPLKKIPLTIGEARREIVKLVPSGLLGESSANLEKTAGGSL
- a CDS encoding cobalt-precorrin-5B (C(1))-methyltransferase gives rise to the protein MNEEEARKPLRRGYTTGSCAAAAAKGAALALMTGVEIHRIGITLPGGTPVVLPAKLLSRTEDSAACVVVKDGGDDPDVTNGAAIVGKITMRPVEGKEEGFDLSIVGGEGVGQVTKPGLPVTVGNPAINPVPRSMIETEVSDVLINFAGVSNGKAFEVTIEVPEGESLAERTLNPRLGIVDGISILGTTGIVEPISTRAWEETIAVQVDVALACGCETVVLTPGRSSEKAAGRLYPELPEEAFIQMGDYVESSVRRCAAKGVAKVIVVAMPGKMVKIAMGFPETHHLASQIDFDQFASWAQILGMDDKTVTKIRKANTVREVAGFLPGDSPLYREILHRALESLKKYGEGKIGVEAVLVDYRGEVLQVRKWSRGKV